CGCCCGAGGAGTCGCCCTGCGGCGCGTCGCTGCCGGCGGGGGTCTCGGGCGATTCCGGGGTCTCGCTCGCCGCATCCGGCTCGGGGGATGCGAGCGGAGGCAGCGGGGGAAGGTCGGGCATCGCGGGGGTCGAAGCCGCGGCGTCGTCGCTCGCGTCACCCGTCACGGGGTTGTTCTGCTCGGCCTCGTGTTCGGGCCTGTCGTCGTTATTGTTGCGGCCGAACGGCCCGGCGCTGCCATCGTTCCAACTCATAGACCTAACTCTACGGAGTCGGCGGGCGAAATGACGTTGGTCTGTGCACAAATCAGGCTTGGGTTGCACGTCGAAATGGAATAGAGTTGAACGTCCCGATGTTTCATCGGGTACAACTCAATAGCGATGCACGAGCTTCGCAGTCTCGGGGGTGATCGGTTTCGACATCGTTGGGGAAACTGCGTGAAGCGGGTCGAGGACGCGGGGTTATCTCGTAAACGCCCCTCGCAAAACATAAGTGCCAATAACAAGCGCACTGACTTCGCCCTCGCTGCCTAAGTAGCGAGCCCGAGTCCGTCAGCCTAGGTTTGCGTTCGACCTAGATCCTGGCGTCATTTTGAACGCTTGCTGCGAAACTGTGTTGCAGGGTTTCGTGGGACTCTCACTGTGACTGGGTTCGTCGACCAAGGTGTTTGCCCCAATGGTCGGAACCGAGTAAAGCGCTTGGCAGACTGCACCCGGAGAAGCCGCAGACTCGTCGCGATGGACGAGGGTTCAATTCCCTCCACCTCCACCAACAGCCCGAGCCGCCTCAGCGTGAAAGCACTGAGGTGGCTCGGGTTTTTTCGTGTCGTCGCGCGCCATACCGATTGGCCGCGCGAGGAAGCGGCGTCGCCCGCCTACACTGCGAGCATGCGCATCTTCGTTCTCAACGGCCCGAACCTCAACACGCTCGGCACCCGCAACCCCGAGGTCTACGGCACCGAAACCCTGGACGATGTCGAGGCGCGTTGCGCGCGCCGCGCGGCGGAACACGGGGCCACCGTCGAGTGCTACCAGACGAACCACGAGGGCGAGCTCGTCGAGCTCATCCAGCGCGCCCGCAGCGAGGCCGAGGGCATCGTGCTCAATGCCGGCGCCTACACGCACACCTCCGTCGCGATTCACGACGCGCTCGAGTACGCCGAGACGCCGACCGTCGAGGTGCACATCTCGAACGTGCACCGGCGCGAGGCGTTCCGGCGCACGTCGTACGTTTCACCGCAGTCGGATGCGGTGATCGCCGGCGCGGG
The Gulosibacter sediminis genome window above contains:
- the aroQ gene encoding type II 3-dehydroquinate dehydratase, giving the protein MRIFVLNGPNLNTLGTRNPEVYGTETLDDVEARCARRAAEHGATVECYQTNHEGELVELIQRARSEAEGIVLNAGAYTHTSVAIHDALEYAETPTVEVHISNVHRREAFRRTSYVSPQSDAVIAGAGTLGYELAIEYLVERHQKRDTPSTRSNGLPFDRIKDLRDITFEDKNPSA